In Desulfuromonas acetexigens, the following proteins share a genomic window:
- a CDS encoding pyridoxal phosphate-dependent aminotransferase, which produces MTIAAKVLSAIERSSWIRKMFEEGARLSKLHGAENVFDFTIGNPSVEPPQAFCDQLRELANHPLPGMHRYMNNAGYEETRAAVAAVLSDKSPVPVKAAQVVMTCGAGGALNVVLKTILNPGEEVIILAPYFVEYKFYIDNHGGVSKEAWTNRDTFQLDLQAIEAAIGPQTRALIVNNPNNPTGVIYPAADLKSLGELLERKEKELGRTIYVISDEPYARIAYDGQQVPGIFGCVKNSIIVTSHSKDLALPGERIGYLAANPAMDQVELFMEGAVFCNRVLGFVNAPALMQRLVTNIQRESVDIGEYQRKRDLLYDHLTALGFSMVKPGGAFYLFPKSPLADDVEFVTQAQKHNILLVPGVGFGAPGFFRIAYCIDQGIIERSLPAWEKLAKDVGLK; this is translated from the coding sequence ATGACCATCGCCGCCAAAGTCCTAAGCGCCATTGAGCGCTCGTCGTGGATCCGCAAGATGTTCGAAGAAGGGGCGCGCCTGAGCAAGCTGCACGGCGCCGAAAACGTCTTCGACTTCACCATCGGCAACCCCTCGGTGGAGCCGCCGCAGGCTTTTTGCGACCAATTGCGGGAACTCGCCAATCACCCCTTGCCGGGGATGCACCGCTACATGAACAATGCCGGTTACGAAGAGACCCGGGCCGCCGTCGCCGCGGTCCTTTCCGACAAGTCGCCGGTACCGGTCAAAGCCGCCCAGGTGGTCATGACCTGCGGCGCCGGCGGCGCTCTCAACGTGGTGCTAAAGACCATCCTCAATCCCGGCGAAGAGGTCATCATCCTCGCCCCCTATTTCGTCGAATACAAGTTCTACATCGACAACCATGGCGGCGTTTCCAAAGAAGCCTGGACGAACCGCGACACCTTTCAGCTCGACCTCCAAGCCATCGAAGCGGCCATCGGCCCGCAGACCCGGGCGCTCATCGTCAACAACCCCAACAACCCGACCGGCGTCATCTATCCCGCAGCCGACCTCAAATCCCTCGGCGAACTGCTGGAGCGCAAGGAGAAGGAGCTGGGCCGGACGATTTACGTCATCTCCGACGAGCCCTACGCCCGCATCGCCTACGACGGCCAACAGGTGCCCGGCATCTTCGGCTGCGTAAAGAACTCGATCATCGTTACCTCCCATTCCAAGGACCTCGCCCTGCCCGGCGAGCGCATCGGCTACCTGGCGGCCAATCCGGCCATGGATCAGGTCGAACTCTTCATGGAAGGGGCGGTCTTCTGCAACCGGGTGCTCGGCTTCGTCAATGCCCCGGCCCTGATGCAGCGCCTGGTCACCAACATCCAGCGGGAAAGCGTCGACATCGGCGAATACCAGCGCAAGCGCGACCTGCTCTACGACCACCTGACGGCCTTGGGCTTTTCCATGGTCAAGCCTGGCGGCGCCTTCTACCTCTTCCCCAAATCACCCCTGGCCGACGACGTCGAATTCGTCACCCAGGCGCAAAAGCACAACATCCTCCTCGTCCCCGGCGTCGGCTTCGGCGCTCCCGGCTTCTTCCGCATCGCCTACTGCATCGACCAGGGGATCATCGAGCGCAGCTTGCCCGCCTGGGAAAAATTGGCCAAGGATGTGGGGCTGAAATAG
- the ispH gene encoding 4-hydroxy-3-methylbut-2-enyl diphosphate reductase: MKIILGESAGFCFGVKRATHMAFAATEEHQGERICSLGPIIHSPQLVKRLEEQGVEVVRQVADISGGVVIIRSHGVTAEEMEEIYARRLAVVDATCPFVKKAQEYAGMLSEQGYTLVLVGEREHPEVRGIVSYARNGEVYVVSGRREAEEVPARKRIGVVAQTTQSYANLREVIDVCLGKSQELRVYNTICDATSVRQNEARAIAGQVDLMLVIGGFNSANTTRLAQICRDLQPNTHHIETANEIEPAWFAGVTSVGITAGASTPQWIIDEVVEKASVAGK; encoded by the coding sequence GTGAAGATCATTCTTGGCGAAAGCGCCGGTTTTTGTTTTGGCGTGAAACGCGCCACCCATATGGCTTTTGCTGCGACCGAGGAGCATCAGGGGGAGCGCATCTGCTCTCTGGGGCCAATCATCCATTCGCCGCAACTGGTCAAGCGCCTGGAAGAGCAGGGGGTCGAGGTGGTCCGTCAGGTCGCGGATATTTCCGGCGGGGTCGTCATTATCCGCTCCCACGGCGTGACCGCCGAGGAGATGGAGGAGATTTACGCCCGGCGCTTGGCCGTGGTCGACGCCACCTGTCCCTTCGTGAAGAAAGCCCAGGAATATGCCGGAATGCTCAGCGAGCAGGGGTACACCCTGGTGCTGGTCGGCGAAAGGGAGCATCCCGAGGTCCGAGGGATCGTCTCCTATGCCCGCAACGGTGAGGTCTACGTCGTCTCCGGCCGTCGCGAGGCGGAGGAAGTGCCGGCGCGTAAAAGGATCGGTGTCGTCGCTCAGACGACCCAGTCCTATGCCAATCTGCGGGAAGTCATCGATGTCTGCCTCGGTAAAAGCCAGGAGTTGCGGGTCTACAATACGATCTGCGACGCTACCTCGGTGCGTCAGAACGAAGCCCGCGCCATTGCCGGGCAGGTCGATCTGATGCTGGTCATCGGGGGCTTCAACAGCGCCAATACGACCCGCTTGGCCCAGATCTGTCGGGACCTCCAGCCCAACACCCATCATATTGAAACGGCTAACGAAATTGAACCCGCTTGGTTCGCAGGGGTGACCTCCGTGGGGATCACTGCGGGCGCCTCAACGCCGCAGTGGATCATCGATGAGGTGGTGGAAAAAGCATCCGTCGCCGGCAAATAA
- the cmk gene encoding (d)CMP kinase: protein MKRELIVAIDGPSGAGKSTLSKSLAKELGYHNIDTGAMYRSVAFAAKRQGIDPADESALGRLAETVRIEFIRQGEGERVLLDGVDVSSAIRTPDISLLTSRISAYAGVRHAMVELQRKLGAQGGVVLEGRDIGTVVFPQADVKFFLSASTTERGRRRYEELRAKGLAVELEQTVAEVEARDAADCARECAPLVQAEDALVIDSTAMSIDEVFRTMLQEVRRCQQKKQSSPPESAA from the coding sequence TTGAAACGTGAATTGATAGTTGCGATCGATGGTCCGTCCGGGGCTGGTAAAAGCACCTTGAGTAAGAGCCTGGCAAAAGAACTCGGCTATCACAATATCGACACGGGGGCCATGTATCGCTCAGTGGCGTTCGCCGCAAAGCGCCAAGGCATCGATCCGGCGGATGAATCGGCGCTGGGGCGACTGGCTGAAACGGTACGTATCGAATTTATCCGTCAAGGCGAGGGGGAGCGGGTGTTGCTGGATGGCGTGGATGTCTCCTCAGCGATCCGGACTCCTGATATCAGTTTGCTGACCTCAAGGATTTCCGCTTATGCCGGCGTACGCCATGCGATGGTGGAGTTGCAGCGAAAGCTTGGCGCCCAAGGCGGCGTCGTGCTCGAAGGCCGTGATATCGGCACCGTGGTCTTCCCCCAGGCCGACGTCAAATTTTTCCTCAGCGCCTCGACCACGGAAAGGGGCCGGCGCCGTTACGAGGAGTTGCGCGCCAAAGGACTTGCCGTCGAACTGGAGCAGACGGTGGCTGAAGTCGAAGCGCGGGACGCGGCGGATTGCGCCCGGGAATGCGCGCCACTGGTCCAGGCCGAGGATGCTCTGGTGATCGATTCCACCGCCATGAGCATCGATGAGGTCTTTCGGACCATGCTGCAAGAAGTGCGACGCTGTCAGCAAAAAAAGCAATCTTCCCCTCCGGAGAGTGCGGCGTGA
- the pheA gene encoding prephenate dehydratase, with protein sequence MTADNLSALRQAIDDIDDHILDLLNQRASVVVEVGKAKAGQSKDFYVPSRERAIYERLTAANPGPFPSEAIRKVFREIISASLSLEQPMKVAFLGPQGTFTHAAAMQQFGFSAQLMPQKSIPAIFEEVARGRAPYGVVPVENSTEGVVSHTLDMFMESELKINAEIMLGISHFLMSRSGRMTDIKKVVSHPQPLAQCRKWLEENLPDVPLVDVGSTALAAQMALEDESFGAIASEMAATLYGLQVVKERIEDNPNNFTRFLVIGTNTPERSGRDKTSLMFNIKDQPGILYRMLEPFSKREINLSKIESRPMKKKAWEYIFFLDIEGHIDDEPITAAVTELRDYCQFLKVLGSYPRAR encoded by the coding sequence ATGACGGCCGACAATCTCTCCGCATTGCGCCAGGCGATCGACGATATCGATGACCATATTCTCGATCTGCTCAATCAGCGGGCCTCCGTGGTCGTTGAAGTAGGCAAGGCCAAGGCCGGCCAGAGCAAGGATTTCTACGTGCCCAGCCGGGAACGGGCGATCTACGAACGGCTCACCGCCGCCAATCCCGGGCCCTTTCCCTCCGAGGCGATCCGTAAGGTCTTCCGCGAGATCATCTCCGCCTCCCTCTCCCTCGAACAGCCGATGAAGGTTGCCTTCCTCGGCCCCCAGGGTACTTTCACCCATGCCGCCGCCATGCAGCAGTTCGGCTTTTCCGCCCAGCTCATGCCACAGAAGAGCATCCCGGCGATTTTCGAGGAAGTGGCCCGGGGGCGCGCTCCCTACGGCGTCGTGCCGGTGGAGAACTCCACCGAGGGGGTGGTTTCCCACACCCTCGACATGTTCATGGAGTCGGAGCTGAAGATCAACGCCGAGATCATGCTCGGCATCTCCCATTTCCTCATGTCCCGCAGCGGCCGCATGACCGACATCAAGAAGGTCGTTTCCCATCCCCAGCCCCTGGCCCAGTGCCGCAAATGGCTGGAGGAGAATCTGCCCGACGTCCCCCTGGTCGATGTCGGTAGCACCGCCCTGGCGGCGCAGATGGCGCTGGAGGACGAAAGCTTCGGCGCCATCGCCAGCGAAATGGCGGCGACCCTTTACGGCTTGCAGGTGGTGAAGGAGCGCATCGAGGATAATCCCAACAACTTCACCCGCTTTCTGGTCATCGGCACAAACACCCCGGAGCGCAGCGGCCGGGACAAGACCTCGCTGATGTTCAACATCAAGGATCAGCCGGGGATTCTCTACCGGATGCTCGAACCCTTCAGCAAGCGGGAGATCAACCTCTCCAAGATCGAGAGCCGGCCGATGAAGAAGAAGGCCTGGGAATATATCTTCTTTCTCGATATCGAAGGGCACATCGACGACGAGCCGATCACGGCCGCCGTTACCGAACTCAGGGATTATTGCCAATTTCTCAAGGTGCTCGGTTCCTATCCTCGCGCCCGCTGA
- the aroA gene encoding 3-phosphoshikimate 1-carboxyvinyltransferase yields the protein MNKIRTLSPARSLRGEISVPGDKSISHRSIMLGSLAQGTTLVRGFLHGEDNHATLKAFRAMGVTIEELADGDLRIDGRGLHGLAEPADVLDCGNSGTTIRLMTGLLSGQTFFSVLTGDRYLRKRPMKRVLAPLATMGAQIWGRGGGDLAPLAIHGGALKGTEYDSPISSAQVKSALLLAGLYADGPTTVWEPHLSRDHSERMLRYFGAEVRPFEGGVTVAPQPQLEGREVAVPGDISSAAFFMVAALIVPGAELLIRNVGVNPTRSGIIDILQAMGGSIELLNTRELSGEPVADLLVRGSSLKGIEIGGAVVPRAIDEFPVISVAASFAEGTTTIRDAKELRVKETDRIAAMVEELTTLGGRVEARNDGMVIDGVESFNGGAVKSHGDHRIAMSMAVAALRARAEVSIDDTACTATSFPNFWSLLEKVRV from the coding sequence ATGAACAAAATCCGAACCCTCTCCCCGGCCCGATCCCTGCGCGGGGAGATCAGCGTCCCCGGTGACAAGTCTATCTCCCATCGTTCCATCATGCTCGGCTCCCTGGCGCAAGGGACGACCCTGGTACGCGGTTTTCTTCACGGCGAAGACAATCACGCTACCCTCAAGGCCTTTCGCGCCATGGGCGTGACTATCGAAGAGCTTGCCGACGGCGATCTGCGTATCGATGGGAGGGGCCTGCACGGCCTGGCCGAGCCGGCCGATGTGCTCGACTGCGGCAACTCGGGGACGACCATCCGCCTGATGACCGGCCTGCTCTCCGGGCAAACGTTCTTTTCGGTGTTGACTGGCGACCGCTATCTGCGCAAACGGCCAATGAAACGGGTGCTTGCGCCTCTGGCGACCATGGGTGCGCAGATCTGGGGGCGGGGCGGCGGCGATCTGGCGCCGCTGGCCATCCACGGCGGAGCGCTCAAGGGGACCGAGTACGACTCGCCAATCTCCAGCGCCCAGGTCAAGTCGGCCTTGCTCCTCGCCGGGCTCTACGCCGACGGTCCGACCACGGTGTGGGAGCCGCACCTCTCCCGTGATCACAGCGAAAGGATGCTGCGCTATTTCGGCGCCGAGGTGCGACCTTTCGAAGGCGGGGTCACCGTGGCGCCCCAGCCGCAGCTGGAAGGGCGCGAGGTTGCCGTCCCCGGGGATATCTCTTCGGCGGCCTTTTTCATGGTTGCTGCGCTCATCGTCCCCGGCGCCGAGCTGCTGATCCGCAACGTCGGCGTCAACCCGACCCGCAGCGGTATCATCGACATTCTGCAAGCCATGGGCGGGTCCATTGAACTGCTTAATACGCGAGAACTCTCCGGCGAGCCGGTGGCCGATCTTCTGGTGCGGGGCAGCTCCCTCAAGGGGATCGAGATCGGCGGCGCCGTCGTCCCCCGCGCCATCGACGAGTTTCCGGTAATCAGCGTCGCCGCCTCTTTCGCCGAAGGGACGACCACCATCCGCGACGCCAAGGAGCTGCGGGTCAAGGAAACCGACCGCATCGCCGCCATGGTCGAAGAGCTGACCACCCTCGGCGGCCGGGTCGAGGCCCGCAACGATGGCATGGTCATCGATGGGGTTGAAAGTTTTAACGGCGGCGCGGTGAAATCCCACGGCGATCATCGCATCGCCATGAGCATGGCCGTTGCCGCGTTGCGCGCGCGGGCCGAAGTGAGCATCGACGATACCGCTTGTACCGCGACTTCCTTTCCTAATTTCTGGTCGTTACTCGAAAAAGTTCGAGTCTGA
- a CDS encoding 30S ribosomal protein S1 — translation MVENTENQEEYMDDDFEGSFEDLFENSLKELKAGNVVVGTVVQVNPDSVVVDVGGKSEGLIPINEFLDEQGQVKTDIKVGDQFDVLIERTENENGLISLSKEKADRQKIWNALEEGAVVDGRILSRIKGGLSVDIGVNAFLPGSQVDLRPVRNLDKMLGETYSFKIIKLNKRRGNIVLSRRVLLEEQRENMRGDTLKMLEEGQVVEGTVKNLTDYGAFIDLGGIDGLLHITDMSWGRVTHPSDILNVGDKINVKVLKFDRDKERVSLGLKQIAPDPWLDVEAKFPVGQKVTGKVVSLTDYGAFVELEEGVEGLIHVSEMSWTKRIKHPNKVLNIGDEVESVVLALDIPNRRISLGLKQVEPNPWEVVGEKFPIGTIIEGQVKNITDFGIFVGVDEGIDGLVHISDLSWTKRVKHPSEIYKKGDVVRAVVLNIDRENERFSLGVKQLMSDPWESIPVRYTPGTIIRGQVTSVTDFGIFLEVEEGIEGLIHVSEISKEKIDSPKNFAKVGEDLEAVVLHVDTVERKIALSIKHLADQKEKAEVDAFLGAQRNATSNFGDLLQGALHKAGGEKDGE, via the coding sequence ATGGTGGAAAACACGGAAAATCAAGAAGAGTACATGGACGACGATTTCGAAGGAAGCTTCGAGGATCTCTTCGAGAACAGTCTTAAGGAACTGAAGGCTGGCAATGTCGTGGTCGGAACGGTGGTTCAGGTTAACCCGGATTCAGTCGTCGTCGATGTCGGCGGCAAGTCCGAGGGGCTGATCCCCATTAACGAGTTTCTTGACGAGCAGGGACAGGTCAAGACCGACATCAAGGTTGGCGATCAGTTCGACGTGCTGATTGAACGCACCGAGAATGAAAATGGCCTGATCAGCCTCTCTAAGGAGAAGGCCGACCGCCAGAAAATCTGGAATGCTCTGGAAGAGGGTGCAGTGGTCGACGGGCGTATCTTGTCCCGGATCAAGGGTGGTCTTTCCGTCGATATCGGCGTGAATGCTTTCCTTCCCGGTTCCCAGGTTGATCTTCGTCCGGTCCGCAACCTCGACAAGATGCTGGGCGAGACCTATAGCTTCAAGATTATCAAGCTCAACAAGCGGCGGGGGAACATTGTCCTGTCTCGCCGGGTGCTTCTTGAAGAGCAGCGCGAAAACATGCGCGGCGATACCCTGAAGATGCTCGAAGAGGGTCAAGTGGTCGAGGGTACGGTCAAGAACCTCACCGATTACGGCGCCTTCATCGACCTCGGCGGCATCGATGGCCTGCTTCATATTACCGACATGTCCTGGGGGCGTGTGACCCATCCCTCGGATATCCTCAATGTCGGCGACAAGATCAATGTCAAGGTCCTCAAGTTCGACCGTGACAAGGAGCGTGTTTCCCTCGGTCTTAAACAGATCGCGCCCGATCCTTGGCTGGATGTGGAAGCCAAGTTCCCCGTTGGTCAGAAGGTGACCGGCAAGGTTGTCAGCCTGACCGATTACGGTGCTTTCGTCGAACTGGAAGAGGGTGTCGAAGGTCTGATCCATGTTTCGGAAATGAGCTGGACCAAGCGCATCAAGCATCCCAATAAGGTTCTGAACATCGGTGACGAAGTCGAATCGGTGGTGCTGGCTCTTGATATTCCCAACCGTCGGATTTCCCTCGGCCTCAAGCAGGTCGAGCCGAATCCCTGGGAAGTTGTCGGGGAGAAATTCCCGATCGGTACCATCATTGAAGGTCAGGTCAAGAACATCACTGATTTCGGCATCTTTGTCGGCGTCGATGAAGGAATTGACGGCCTGGTGCATATTTCCGATCTTTCCTGGACCAAGCGGGTTAAACATCCTTCCGAAATTTACAAGAAGGGGGATGTGGTTCGCGCCGTCGTACTGAATATCGACCGCGAAAACGAGCGTTTTTCCCTGGGCGTCAAGCAGTTGATGTCCGATCCCTGGGAGAGCATTCCCGTTCGTTACACTCCCGGCACGATCATTCGTGGCCAGGTGACCTCGGTGACCGATTTCGGTATCTTCCTTGAGGTCGAGGAAGGAATCGAAGGTTTGATTCATGTTTCCGAGATCAGCAAGGAGAAGATCGACTCGCCGAAGAACTTCGCCAAGGTGGGCGAGGATCTCGAAGCGGTGGTCCTGCATGTCGATACGGTTGAACGTAAGATCGCCCTGTCCATCAAGCATCTCGCCGATCAGAAGGAAAAGGCCGAAGTCGACGCCTTCCTCGGCGCGCAGCGCAATGCCACTTCCAACTTTGGGGATCTCCTTCAGGGGGCCCTGCACAAAGCCGGTGGTGAAAAAGACGGGGAATAA
- a CDS encoding prephenate dehydrogenase: MSTCLVPRLAVVGVGLIGGSLALALKAAGAVGEVVGIGRGRANLDKALELGVIDRATQDLAEGVRDADLVFLATPVLSLTEVAATAAAHMKLGAILTDGGSVKGSVAAAIEPLLPVGIHFVPGHPIAGTEKSGAEAAFATLYHGRRCILTPTAHTDIGALDLVRRVWEIAGSSVVLMDVEKHDRILAAISHLPHMVAYSLVNAVGSYDRYEENILEYSAGGFRDFTRIASSDPTMWRDIALTNRDALLEMMERCEAFFAELKEDVRNGEADKLYEFFQRSKELRDAIVK, translated from the coding sequence ATGAGTACTTGTTTGGTGCCACGTTTGGCGGTGGTCGGGGTCGGCCTGATCGGCGGTTCCCTGGCTCTGGCCCTCAAGGCGGCCGGAGCGGTCGGGGAGGTGGTCGGTATCGGTCGCGGCCGGGCCAACCTCGACAAAGCCCTGGAGTTGGGGGTGATCGACCGCGCCACCCAGGATCTGGCGGAGGGGGTGCGTGATGCCGATCTGGTCTTTCTGGCCACGCCGGTCCTCTCCCTGACCGAGGTGGCGGCGACGGCCGCGGCGCACATGAAGCTGGGGGCGATCCTCACCGATGGCGGCAGCGTCAAGGGCTCGGTGGCGGCGGCGATCGAGCCGCTGTTGCCGGTCGGCATCCATTTCGTTCCCGGTCATCCCATCGCCGGCACCGAGAAGAGCGGGGCCGAGGCCGCTTTTGCCACCCTCTACCATGGCCGACGCTGCATCCTCACGCCGACGGCCCATACCGATATCGGGGCGCTCGATCTGGTGCGCCGGGTCTGGGAGATCGCCGGCAGCTCCGTGGTGCTGATGGATGTGGAAAAGCACGACCGCATTCTCGCCGCCATCAGCCATCTGCCCCACATGGTCGCCTACTCCCTGGTCAACGCCGTCGGCTCCTATGACCGTTACGAGGAGAACATCCTCGAATATTCCGCCGGCGGCTTCCGCGACTTCACCCGCATCGCTTCCTCCGACCCGACCATGTGGCGGGATATCGCCCTGACCAACCGTGACGCTCTGCTCGAGATGATGGAGCGTTGCGAGGCCTTTTTCGCCGAGTTGAAAGAGGATGTGCGCAACGGCGAGGCGGACAAACTCTACGAATTCTTCCAGCGCTCGAAGGAGTTGCGGGACGCCATAGTCAAATGA